The following are encoded in a window of Camarhynchus parvulus chromosome 1A, STF_HiC, whole genome shotgun sequence genomic DNA:
- the LOC115909924 gene encoding histone H2A yields the protein MSGRGKQGGKARAKAKSRSSRAGLQFPVGRVHRLLRKGNYAERVGAGAPVYLAAVLEYLTAEILELAGNAARDNKKTRIIPRHLQLAIRNDEELNKLLGKVTIAQGGVLPNIQAVLLPKKTDSHKAKSK from the coding sequence aTGTCCGGTCGCGGGAAGCAGGGCGGCAAGGCGCGGGCCAAGGCCAAGTCGCGCTCGTCGCGGGCCGGGCTGCAGTTCCCCGTGGGCCGCGTGCACCGGCTGCTGCGCAAGGGCAACTACGCGGAGCGCGTGGGCGCCGGCGCGCCGGTGTACCTGGCGGCCGTGCTGGAGTACCTGACGGCCGAGATCCTGGAGCTGGCGGGCAACGCGGCCCGCGACAACAAGAAGACGCGCATCATCCCCCGCCACCTGCAGCTCGCCATCCGCAACGACGAGGAGCTCAACAAGCTGCTGGGCAAGGTGACGATCGCGCAGGGCGGCGTGCTGCCCAACATCCAGGCCGTGCTGCTGCCCAAGAAGACCGACAGCCACAAGGCGAAAAGCAAGTGA
- the WBP11 gene encoding WW domain-binding protein 11 produces MGRRSTSSTKSGKFMNPTDQARKEARKRELKKNKKQRMMVRAAVLKMKDPKQIIRDMEKLDEMEFNPVQQPQLNEKVLKDKRKKLRETFERILRLYEKENPDIYKELRKLEVEYEQKRAQLSQYFDAVKNAQHVEVESIPLPDMPHAPSNILIQDIPLPGAQPPSILKKTSAYGPPVRSISVLPPPGLGVPRLPPGRKPPGPPPGPPPPQVLQMYGRKVGFTLDVAPRRREEEISYSAEAGQRGHDDDMSSTSEDEGYPEDMDQDKHDESSDDSDSDRSDADSEGEDFLHRDNDKEREGGEEKKSGHSVRFADMPGKSRKKKKNMKELTPLQAMMLRMAGQEIPEEGREVEEYSEEEEEEEEDSESEETSQQQQQQQLSEEALAETGSSTATSQAQQQQQSAQAVPPAQIQAPPMPGPPPLGPPPAPPLRPPGPPTGLPPGPPPGAPPFLRPPGLPGLRGPLPRLLPPGPPPGRPPGPPPGPPPGLPPGPPPRGPPPRLPPPAPPGIPPPRPGMLRPPLVPPLGPAPPGLFPPAPIPNPGVLSAPPSLIQRPKADDTSTATIEKKATATISAKPQITNPKAEITRFVPTALRVRRENKGAAAASQRKQEDEPALPLTKAAPKAGSSAPISVQTKDDVYEAFMKEMEGLL; encoded by the exons atGGGGCGGAGATCTACATCATCCACCAAGAGTGGGAAGTTTATGAATCCCACAGATCAGGCCC GGAAGGAAGCTCGGAAAAGAGAACTAAAGAAG AACAAAAAGCAACGGATGATGGTCCGAGCAGCTGTACTGAAGATGAAAGATCCAAAGCAGATTATCCGGGACATGGAAAAGTTGGATGAGATGG AGTTTAACCCAGTACAGCAGCCACAACTTAATGAGAAAGTGCTGAAGGACAAACGCAAAAAGCTCCGTGAGACTTTTGAGCGTATCTTGCGTCTCTACGAGAAGGAGAATCCTGACATCTACAAAGAGCTGCGCAAGCTAGAAGTGGAGTACGAGCAGAagagagcacagctcagccagtATTTTGATGCTGTCAAG AATGCTCAGCATGTTGAAGTGGAAAGTATCCCCTTACCAGATATGCCTCATGCTCCCTCCAACATCCTCATACAGGACATTCCCCTTCCAGGGGCTCAACCGCCTTCTATCCTCAAGAAGACATCAGCCTATGG ACCACCAGTTCGCTCCATTTCTGTGCTCCCTCCTCCGGGGCTCGGTGTTCCGCGTTTACCTCCAGGCAGGAAGCCCCCTGGCCCTCCACCAGGGCCACCCCCTCCTCAGGTCCTGCAGATGTATGGCCGCAAGGTGGGCTTCACCTTGGACGTGGCTCCTCGAAGGCGAGAGGAGGAGATTTCTTACAGTGCTGAAGCAG ggcAGCGAGGCCATGATGATGACATGTCCAGCACCAGTGAAGATGAAGGTTATCCTGAGGATATGGATCAAGATAAGCACGATGAGAGCAGcgatgacagtgacagtgataGATCAGATGCAGACAGTGAAGGAGAGGACTTCCTGCATCGTGATAATGACAAGGAGAGGGAAGGtggtgaagaaaagaaatcag GTCACAGTGTCCGGTTTGCAGACATGCCTGGGAAGTCAcgaaagaagaaaaagaacatgaaagaaCTGACTCCACTCCAAGCCATGATGTTGCGAATGGCAG GTCAGGAAATTCCAGAAGAAGGGAGAGAGGTGGAAGAATAttcagaagaggaggaggaggaggaagaggactCAGAGTCTGAAGAgacatcacagcagcagcagcagcaacagctcaGTGAGGAGGCACTTGCAGAGACCGGGTCATCTACTGCGacttcccaggcacagcagcagcagcagagtgcccaggctgtgcctccaGCTCAGATACAGGCACCTCCCATGCCTGGGCCTCCTCCTCTGGGaccacctccagcccctccactGAGGCCCCCAGGCCCACCCACCGGCCTTCCTCCGGGCCCTCCCCCCG GAGCTCCTCCGTTCCTGAGACCTCCGGGGTTACCAGGGTTGCGTGGGCCTTTGCCTCGATTGCTGCCACCTGGTCCTCCCCCGGGGCGACCGCCTGGTCCTCCCCCAGGCCCCCCACCAGGCCTGCCCCCGGGTCCTCCTCCACGTGGTCCTCCTCCTCGTctgccccctcctgccccaccag GTATCCCTCCTCCTCGCCCAGGCATGTTACGGCCGCCCCTGGTGCCTCCCTTAGGACCTGCCCCACCTGGGCTCTTCCCACCAGCTCCCATTCCAAATCCTGGGGTGCTGAGCGCTCCCCCCAGCCTGATCCAGCGGCCCAAGGCGGATGACACCAGCACGGCCACCATCGAGAAGAAAGCCACGGCCACCATCAGCGCCAAGCCGCAGATCACCAACCCCAAGGCGGAGATCACGCGCTTCGTGCCCACCGCGCTGCGCGTGCGCCGCGAGAACAAAGGGGCCGCTGCCGCCTCCCAGAGGAAGCAGGAGGAtgagcctgccctgcccttaACCAAAGCTGCCCCTAAGGCTGGCTCATCTGCCCCTATCTCTGTACAGACAAAAGATGATGTGTATGAAGCCttcatgaaagaaatggaaGGTCTCCTGTGA
- the SMCO3 gene encoding single-pass membrane and coiled-coil domain-containing protein 3 — protein MALSDLLYPDNPKRKQELIHLHQELLDSMSTNFHATNELVGVLNEHLGCTITPIEMRESSTVKENCEIIIQVMSEIQHQVQKIDSDMKDKLEPVLYQKLYDIKEPELEKIAIAQRVFSIIFGEATSTAAMVAIKLLGSDHLTLTVSKLIGVLAQIGASVLGGVSITIIGLGLEMILHAILGAVERSQLLTAVRSYEKHLAEFKAASEKYQRAIHEVTSLVRQQVQ, from the coding sequence ATGGCATTGAGTGACCTCCTTTACCCAGATAATCCCAAGAGAAAGCAAGAACTGATCCATCTGCACCAGGAATTGCTTGACTCTATGTCCACAAATTTCCATGCAACAAATGAACTGGTTGGAGTGCTGAATGAGCACCTGGGCTGCACTATTACCCCCATTGAAAtgagagagagcagcacagtCAAGGAAAACTGTGAGATTATCATTCAAGTGATGAGTGAAATTCAGCATCAGGTGCAGAAGATTGACAGTGACATGAAGGACAAGCTCGAGCCAGTGCTGTACCAGAAGCTATATGATATCAAAGAGCCCGAGCTGGAGAAAATTGCAATAGCCCAGAGagttttttccattatttttggAGAAGCAACTTCAACAGCTGCAATGGTAGCCATCAAACTTCTTGGCTCTGATCATTTAACTCTCACTGTGAGCAAGCTCATCGGTGTCCTTGCGCAGATTGGGGCCTCTGTTCTTGGGGGAGTTAGCATTACCATCATTGGGCTGGGCCTGGAGATGATTCTCCATGCCAtcctgggagctgtggagagGAGCCAGCTTCTGACAGCTGTGAGGAGCTATGAGAAGCACCTGGCTGAGTTTAAAGCAGCCTCTGAAAAGTACCAGCGTGCCATACATGAAGTGACTTCTTTGGTGAGACAGCAAGTTCAGTAA